The genomic stretch GAGCCGGTTCGAGCTCAAAGATCGGTGTCAGCGGATACGGACTGGCCTCAACCAATGGAGTGAGCGGAGCGGTTTCAGGAAGCACCATTACCACCCAGTTGCGCGGTGTTACCGGCCAGACCCAGACCGTCGGGGATGTCAAGATGACCCTCAACTTCTCGAACACGACAGAGTCCGGTGCCCATGCAGGATCGTTCACGATTACCGCACAGACCATCTAACACCTATGACCGTAAACGCTCCGGATCCATTATGAGAATCGGGGCAGTAAAAAGGGGAGGCTAATGAAGTATCAGCCTTCCCTTTTTTGATTTGGACAAAAGTTCAGGAGAGCATTTGCTTAAGCAGTCAATACGCTCAGAACTCCTCGATGTAGAGCTCCCCCGGATCATTCGGATGGTGCCGCCTGTAACCGTAGCCCTCCAGCCACTCTGAAACGTGAGCAACCATATCCGGCTTGCCGCTGACAAAAAAGTGTGTGCGGTCAGGATCGGGAGAGATGTTGTATTCGTTCTGCAGAATATCCTGTTTCAGCAACTCCTCAATCCATAACCGGTAACCATCCCAGCGCTCATCGGCATCGGTGAGTGTAGGCACATAAAAAAAGTTGGCGAAGCTCTTTTCAAGGAAGGTCAGCTCACTGTAGTAGCCCAGATCCCACCGGTGCGCCGCGCCCTGAATCACCACCATCTTGCTCTCGGGCCTTTCGATAATATGTGAACGTAGAAAGCTGATGTAGGGGGCAATGCCGGTTCCTGTCGCCACCATAACAATGTCGCTGCCGTCCGGGGTTTCGTCGAGACGGAATATTCCGGTTATGGCTGTACCGACAAAAACCCGATCCCCTGTGTTGAGATTAAACAACCTTGAGGTCAACTGGCCGGACTTGACCTGTGATATATAAAACTCAAGCTGGCTGGTCTCGGTTTTGGCAGAAGCAATGGAGTAAGGCCTCTTGATAAGTTTCTCTGCATCCGCAGGCACCACCTCTGGCTCCGAATTGGAAGAGCGCTTCTCGAAGCCGTAAAGACCGAGCAGCATATTCTGACCGGCTTCAAACTCCTTTCGCGGCTCATCGGTATCAACCCGAAGAATCATAAGGTCCGGAGTAACCATAATTTTACCCGTAACCGTCGCATTGTATTCTGAACGTTCCATGTACTCACCATCCTGATACTGATTGCAATAACTTCATTTCACACCTTCAATAAATAACATACAAGAGATAGCAACAGTTCACCCCGTTTCGCATCATATTGTTATGGGCATCACGATTAATCTGTTCCGCGATTCGATCAATTCGTCGGACGGTGCTCCAAATCCCATCCCGGCGCCGACTTCATCGTGGGCTACCAATATTGCCCCTACAGGGCTTGACCTTCACTCAATAATGATATCATACCGGTCGAGCAGACCGATAACCTGGGGGAGGAGAAAGCGGGCTTTCTTCAGACGGTTGGTCTCGGGATCAATGGAGTAGTTAAAGGCCGAACGGAGGTCGGCATGCTCAAGATTGCTCTTAAGAAAGGTCGTGCGTAAAAGATCACACGCTTCAAAAATTGCTCCGGTGAGATCGGCTTCGGTGAAATCGGCTTCCTGAAGATCACAGTTTTTGAAACGGGTATTCTTCAGCTTTAACTGGCTGAAGAGTGCCAGTTTCAGCATGCACTCCTCAAAATCAAGCTGCAACAGAAACCCCTTGCACTCCGTGAACTGCACACCGAGCAGCTTGCAGCCCCTGAACTGCACATCCTGCAGCAGGCTGCTGCGCACTGTTGCCAGACTCAGATCACAGTTTTCAAACAGGCAGTTCCTGAAGGTAATTCCCGAAAGATCACCCCTGTTTCCGTAACACTTGATGAAGCGGCACTCTTCATATACCCCTTTCAGGAGCGGGTTTTCTGTGAGGGAGACTCGCTCAAAAACTCTGTTTTCAATCAGCTCTGTATGCATGGTGGATCTCTCCCTGTTATCCGCTATCGCCATCCGCCGCCGAGCGCACGGTAGAGCTCTGACATGGCGGTAAGATGCTGACGCCTTACAGAGGCAAGGTCAAGCTCCGCCTGAAGGGCGCTGGTCTGGGCAACCATAACTTCAAGATAGCTTGCCATTCCGCTCCGAAAAAGCATCCCTGCATTGGAAACCGCTTTATGCAGCGTTGCAACTCTCTCTGTAGCCATGCTCTCCTGTAGTTTCACCTTGTCGAGCTGAACCAGCGCATCCGAGACCTCTCCGACAGCCTTGAGCAGTGAAAGCTTGAACTCAAGCTCCGCCTGCTCCCGTTTTATTCTTGTCTGCTGATAGCGTGCCTTCAATTGACCGCGCTGGAAAATCGGTTGCAACACGGCTCCCTGCACAACGCCGAAAATGGAACCCGGAACGGTAAACCACTGGCTTCTTTTGAACGCTTCAAGGCCACCGGTAGCGGTAAGCGTCAGCGAAGGGTAGAGCGAAGCTTCGGCCTCACCCATATCAGCATGGGCGGCCCTGACCGCCAGTTCAGCAGCACGAACATCCGGACGGTTCTGCAGAAGGGAGGAGGGGATTCCGGAGGGCAGCTCGTCAGCCACTTTGAGGGTAAAAAGCGCCTGATCACGCTGAATGGCTCCGGGCATCCGGCCGCAGAGGATGCTGAGCGCATTCTCCTGCGCACTGATTTTCTGCTCAATCTGGGGAAGTGATCCCGCTATCGACTGCCGTAACGCCTCCTGCTGCTGAACGGCAAGGGCCGTAACCTGACCGGCATCATACTGAAGCCCGATCATTTTCAGCGTGGTGTCGGCAATGGCAAGGTTTTTTCTGGAACTTTCAAGCTGCCGGTCAAGCATCAGCAGATTGTAATAACCTGAAGCAACGTCAGCCACCAATCGGGTACGAACGGCTTTTGCCGCCTCCCCTGTCTTCAGGTAACTGGCAAGGGCTGAGCTCTTTCTGCTGCGGATTTTTCCCCAGATATCAACCTCCCATGATGAGGTGCCGTAAGCACTGTAGTCATCAAGATTTGTCTTTACACCGTTATCGGACGGATGCGTTCTGGTATTCTGGACACCGAGGTTCAGTGTCGGCAGAATGCCGAGACGTGCCGAACTGAGGGTTTGACGGGCATAGTCAATATTTTTGAGCGCCACCTGCAGGTCAATATTGTTCACCATTGCGCTGTCAATGAGCAGACAAAGCGTTTTATCAGCAAAGAAACTCCGGTAGGGCAAGAGGGCGATAACCGAATCGGAGGCACTGCCCCCTGAACGCTCACCACTGCGATAAGCCCGGGGCATAGCCACTTCCGGCTTCCGGTAGCTTCCGGTAGTACTGCATGCCGTGATCCCGAAAGCGAGCAGCATCAGGATGCCTCTCCGTAAAATCCGTTCAACCTCTTTTCTCATAGAGAACCTGTTAATGATGCTATCATTATGCGCCTTCACAACTGCACCGAGCCCTTTTTCTCCTCTCGCTCAACCTCGTCAAGCAGCTCCCCCGCCTCCACAATGGCTGCCGCAGGGCCGGTAATCCGCTCCTGAAGGTGCTGGAAGGTGACAAAAAGGACCGGTACAACAAGAATACCGAGTACCATACCCACAAACATACCGCCGATAGCCGCCGCGCCGATGGAGTGGTTTCCCTGGGCCGCAGGGCCGGTCACAAAGAGCAGCGGGAGAAGTCCGGCCACAAAGGCAAGTGAAGTCATAAGAATCGGCCGCAGCCTCGCTTTGGCACCCTCAATTGCCGCAGCGGAGAGTGAACTGCCGGCAACCCTGCGCTGCAGGGCGAACTCGACAATCAGAATGGCGTTCTTGGCCAGAAGACCGATCAGCATGATAACCGCCACCTGCACATAGATATTGTTCTCAACCCCGGCAAGCTTGATGCCGATAAATACCCCGAGCAGACCGGTCGGAATGGAGAACATCACCGCAAGAGGCAAAAGATAGCTCTCGTAGAGCGCGGCAAGAAGAAAGTAGACAAAAACGACGGAGAGCAAAAAGATAAAGAGCAGCCCGCCGGTTGATTCAAGCTCCTCACGGCTCTGTCCCTTCCAGTCATAGGTGTAACCTGCCGGAAGAGCGGTTTTGGAGAGCTCTTCAACGGCCTTGATGGCCTGGCCGGTACTGAAACCCGGCTTGACCATGGCGTTGACCGAAACTGCATTGAACATATTGAAGTGGTCAACCGATTCGGTGCCGTAGACCCGTTTCAGGGTGATGAGTGACGAGACCGGTACCATACTGCCGCCGGAGCTCTTGACAAAAATGCCGTTCAGGGAGGCCGGTTCGGAGCGCTCCCCCGGTTCGGCCTGCATGATCACCCGGTAGTACTTGCTGAACCGGTTGAAATCCGATGCCTGTGAGCTGCCAAAATAAACCTGCATGACGGAGAGAAGCTCCTTGACATTGACCCCGAGCTGGGCAGCCTTGACGTTATCCACCACAAGCTCAAACTGGGGGTTGGTTGCCTTGAAGGTGGTGAAGGCCGCGGCAATTTCAGGCCGTTTCATCAGCTCTCCGATAAAGCCCTGCGCCACACTGCCGAGTTTATCCAGCCCGCCGCCGCGACGATCCTGCACAACAAACTCAAGACCGCTGACGGTACTGAAACCCGGAACGGTTGGCTGGGCAAGCGCAAAGAAGGAGCCCTCCCTTCCGGAAAGTTTTTTTGATATGGTGGCCAGGATTTTTTTGATGTTTCCATCCGGCCCGCGCTCCCCCGGCTCCTTGAGCTGCACAAAAAGCAGACCCGACGAGGGGGATGAACTTCTGGAAAGGATATTGATACCGGCCACCGATATCGCCTTTTCTATCGCAGGAATGGTAGCGAGGGTTGCCGATGCCCTGTCCATGACCGCCTGGGTTCGGGCAAATGATGCTCCGGGAGGAAGGGTGACGGAGACAATCACAAAACCGTTATCCTCATCCGGAATGAATCCCGTCGGCGTCACCCTGAACATCACGAAAGAGAGCAGGACCAGCAGACCGAGAAAACCGAAGGTGAATCGCTTGTTTCGGATCAGATAGACCAGTGCACCGAGATATTTGCGCTTCAGCACGTCAAATGCGGTGTTGAACGCGGTAAAAAAACGATGACCGTATGCACCGAATTTTTTCAGTTTTCCATGCCTCCCTTCTCCTTTCGCATCATGGAGATTGGTGAGAAACAGAGCGCAGAGAGCCGGGCTCAGGGTAAGGGCGTTGACCGCAGAAATCAGAATGGCAATGGCAAGCGTAAAGGCAAACTGGCGGTAGAAGACACCGGTCGAACCCTGCAGAAAGCCTACCGGCAGAAAGACCGAAGCCATCACCAGCGTAATGGTGACAATAGCAGTGGTAATTTCGCGCATGGCTGAAACCGTGGCAACCTTGGCCGGATAGTTCTTCTGCTCCATTTTGGCATGGACCGCCTCAACCACTACAATGGCATCATCAACCACAATACCGATAGCCAGTACAAGCCCGAACAGGGTCAGCACGTTGATGGAAAAACCGAAAAGGTTCATAAAGAAAAAGGTGCCGACAATGGCGACCGGAACGGCAATGGCAGGAATAATGGTGGATCGGAGATCCTGCAGAAAGAGAAAGACCACAAAAAAGACCAGCAGAAAGGCTTCAACAAGCGTATGCTCAACCTGTACAATCGACTCGTCAACCACCTTTTTGGAGCTGAAGGGAATCGAATAGCTGATGCCGGCAGGCAGAGCGCCTGCGGCCTTTTCAAGCACCTTGCGAAGCCCGGTCTCAACCTTGTTGGCGTTTGAACCCGGAGCCTGATAGACCGCCATCACCACACCCGGTTGGCCGTTGGCCTTGGTATTAACCGTATAGCGGTAGGCGCCGAACTCGATACGGGCGATATCACCGAGTTTGAGCAGCGATCCGTCGGGATTGGCGCGGATCACCATATCCTCATAATCGCCGGGATAGGCATTCTTCCCCTTGTACTTCATCACATACTGCATCGCCTCACTGCTGTTCTCGCCGAAGGAGCCCGGAGCCGCCTCAAGGTTCTGGCTCTGGATTGCGGCTGCGACCTCCTGCGGCGTCACCTTGTATGCTGCCATCTGCTGCGGGCGCAGCCAGATACGCATGGCATAATCCATGTTGCCGTAAACAGACACCTGCCCTACACCGGGCACGCGGGCCAGATCATCGACAATGTTGATCTTGGCATAGTTCTGCAGGAAGATCTGGTCATAGGCCTTTGAACTGCTTGAAAGCGTGATCAGCATGATCTGGCTGTTCTGACGCTTGACGGTCGATACGCCGATCTGGTTGACCTCTGCCGGGAGGCGGCTGGCCGCCTGGGCAACCCGGTTCTGAACATTGACCGCAGCCTGGTCGGGATTGGTGCCCTGCTTGAAAAAAACCGAAATGGAGAGCGATCCGTCATTGGCGGAGGTTGAGGTCATGTAGGTCATGTTTTCAACCCCGTTGATCGCCTCTTCAAGCGGCGGCGCAACCGAACGACCGACGGTTTCAGCACTTGCTCCGGGATAACTCGCACTCACCGAAACACTCGGAGGAGCGATATCGGGAAAGCGGGTAATGGAGAGCTGGTTGATGCCGACAAGGCCGAGAATAACCAGAATGATGGATATGACGGTAGCAAGAACCGGCCTTGATATAAAACGTTCAAACATGAATAGTCTCTGGTTAGCGCCTTCAATCCGTTACGGAACTCATTTTTCCTCTCTTCACTGTTTTGCTGCCGCTGCCGCCGGAGCTGCGCTGAGCGGCTTTATCACCGTGCCATCCGGAAGTTTTTCAGTACCGGCAGTTACAATGCTATCTCCCGCTTTCAGACCGGAACCGACGATATAGTTGTTGCCGCTCTTGCCTGTAACAGTAATCGACTGCTTTTTAACCCGGTTACCGCTGCCGACGAGAAAGACAAAAACCTTGTCCTGCAACTCAACCGTGGCCGCCTGCGGCACGAGCAGCACATTGCGATAGATCGACTCCAGAACAACCTTGCCGGTGTTTCCCGAGCGCAGCAGCCCGTCCGGATTCGGAAATACCGTCCGTATCCTGACCGAACCGGTTGCCTGGTCAAACTCGCCGCTGATGGTATCGACCGTTCCCTTTGAGCCGAAAAACGTGCCGTCCGCCATGACCAGAGAGACCGGCGCCACCTGGCGGAGCTTCTCCTGTATGGTGCTGCCCGGATAGCGGTTGCGGAACTGCATAAAATCAATTTCACTCATGCTGAAATAGGCATAAATCTCGCTGACGTCACTGAGCTGCGTCAGGGACTGGCTCTGATTTTTGGTAACCAGACTGCCCAGCCTGAAAGGAATTCTGCCAATGTAACCGCTTACCGGTGCTTTTACGGTGGAGTAATCCACATTGACCAGTGCAGAGCGGGCCGCAGCTCTTGCCTGCTCGACAGAGGCCTGGGCGGCCTGACGGTTTGCCCTGGCGGTTTTAAGCTGAATGTCCGAGACCACACTGTTCTTTACCAGCGGCACCAGTTTCTCCTCGTTGAGTTTTGCAACCACGAGTGAAGCTTCAGCGGCATGCTGGGATGCCAGTGCACTGTTGTACTGCTCACGATAGAGGCGGTCATCAATTTTAAAGAGAGGCTGACCCGCCTTCACCCATGCACCTTCATCAACATAGATCCTGCTGAGCGTGCCGTCAACCTGGGGACGGATCTCCACATTGACCTTTCCCTCAAGCAGGGAGGAGTATGAGGTGGTCACCGCGGCATCTCCGGGCGTAACCCTCATCACCGGAAGAGCCGGAGTTCCCTTCTGCTCGCCATCTTTGCCACCTTTTGACGGGCCGCATCCGGCAACGAGTAGCGGTATGGAGAAGGCGATAACGACCTGAAACCGGAAAAACCGCTGCATCACCCTGTTCTTCATAATATCCTGTTGTTAATCCACTGAAACATTAAAAAATCCTCTTGTATGCACCGCCACTCCCGGCCTGCCGGGCAAAGATGCAACAATTTACAAGGATACCACTTACCCGCAAAAATTCAACATCATTTGCTGCAATGAGCAAGAACGATAGAGAATATTTTACAAATTATGCCGCTCTCTCACGTTTCACGCCAGGATATTCAGAGCTTCAGCGCGTTTGTCTCCCGTTCAAGCTCAAGCAGATGCCTTTTGAGCGCTACCCCTCCTCGATATCCGCTGAGAGCGCCGTTACTGCCGATGACCCGGTGACAGGGAATAAAAACCGGCAGAGGATTGCGATGATTGGCCATCCCGACTGCGCGGACAGCACGCGCATTTCCTGCGGCAATGGCGACCGCTCTGTAGGTGGAGGTCGTGCCGTATGCAAGAGCACTGAGCTCCCGCCAGACACGCTGCATAAATGGCGTGCCCGACGGGGCAAGGGGAAGTGAGAAGTGGCAGAGAGAGCCCTGAAGGTAGGCGTTCAGCTGCCGGAAGGCCTCCACGGTCAGCTCCGTTTCACCGATTTCAGCATCTTCGGGAAGAGTATCCGCAGGAAAAAAAAGATTGGTGATAGCACCTTCACGCTCCGCAACGCCGATTCGGCCGATCGTGGTATTCTGAAAAGAGAGAATCATGGTACTAAAACCTTTTCTGCAAGTTATGATAAAGAATACCAACAACAGCAGAGTGCAAAAAAACTCCTGATGAACCGCTCTATTACTCCTGAACCGGCTGAACGGGGTTTCTTGCAGATTTTCCGACCGTATAACTTCCGGGATACTGGAAAATCCGCAAATCAAAGTAGGAGAGAACGGCAATGATATGATCAAGGATATCCGCCTGTACCTGCTCAAATGCCGCCCACTCCTTTTCACAGCTGAAAACAAGGATCTCGATCGGCAAGCCATTCGAGGTCGGTTCCAGATACCGGATAATCAGGCTCATCGACGCATTGACCTTCGGATGATGGTGCAGATAGGCCGACAGATAGGCCCGGAAAATTCCGATATTGGTCAGTCGCCGTTCATTGACCTCGAAACGGTCATCGATCTCATCACGGCGGTTGTATTTGTCGATTTCCGCTGTTTTTTTATCGAGATACTCCCTGAGCAGCTGAATATGCTGCAGCCGGACAAGCATGGCATCATCACAGAAGCGGATACTGGTCATATCGATATTGAGTGATCGTTTGATACGCCTTCCTCCCGACTCATTCATCCCCCGCCAGTTTCTGAACCCTTCCGAAATCAGGGCATAGGCCGGTATGGTGCTGATGGTTTTATCCCAGTTCTGAACCGATACCGTAACCAGCGAGATATCGGTTACTTCACCATCGGCCTCGTATTTCGGCATATCAATCCAGTCGCCGACCCGTACCAGATTGTTGCTTGAAAGCTGAATACCGGCAACAAAGCCGAGAATCGAGTTCTTGAAAATCAGCAGCAGTACAGCCGTGAAAGCACCAAGACCGCCGAGAAACACAAGCGGCGATTTGCCCATAAGTTTGGATACCACAACAACGAGGGCAATTGAAACCGCAAGCGTCTTGGTAACCTGGACAAAACTTTTAACCGGGACTCTCGACTCCTTAGAGAACTCGGAAAAAAATTCCAGCAAGGCATCAAGCAGAGAAAAAATCACCACCACTACCACCACAATCATGGAAAGCACCGCAAAATCCCTGACCAGCAGAAGCGTTGCAGGATAATAGACGAGAACCGGCGCCGATAAAAGATGAATGAGAACCGGCGGAATCAGGCGGAAGAGACCGGTAAACACGTTGTGCTTGAGCAGCAGGTCATCAAGTCGTGTACTGGTTCTTGCTGCAAGGTGTGTGATCACCCGAAGCAGAATACGGCTGATCAAAACAAAGACAACAATAATAACAGCAAGCGCCAGAACGCCGGCGATAATGGTTGCAACAAGAACAGTGAGATCGGGAGCTATACCATAGTTACGTAACAATCGGATCAAAGAGGTCATAAGAGAGCAAATCAGTTCATAACAGCAAGCAAAAAAAAAGGAACAACACCTTTATATAACAGCAAAAGCATCTGCATAATTGCATGGTCCGATACGGCTCTATACCCGGAGATCCACCCGGACAGGATCAGCACGCCGGAGGGAAGAAGAAAACCGGGATCATCTCGTATATTTCAGAGTGTTGTATGGCGATATCAGAACCGTGAAGGTTACCCTCGCTGTAGCACCTTATTCCACCTGGAAAACATAAACCCGGATGAAGAGTAAAGCGTTTTTTGCACTCCTCATACTAACGGTTCAGCTTGTATTCACTACTGAGCCCGCAGCTGCTCCTTCAGGAAGCAATGCAGGCGACATAATCGCTTTTGTGCGAAAGGGAAACATCTGGATCGCCCGCCTCGACGGGTCCGGTCAGCGCCAGCTGACAACTTCCGGCCAGGACACCCATCCTGCTCTCTCCCCGAACGGAAACGAAGTTGCCTTTTGCCGCCGAACCGAAAAGGCGATCTACCCGGATACCGGGTTCGGACAGCTCTTCATGGTTGAATGTTCCGGAGGAAAACCCCGGAGGGTGCGCTTTGAAGGCGTTCTTGCCGCCGAAGATCCCGCCTTCTCTCCGGACGGAAAGAGCCTCCTCTTCGTCGGACTCTCCGAACTTCGCAGAGCAGGAAAAAAGGATGAGCTTCAGGCTTTCGCCACCATGTCGATCACTATTGGAGAGATCCTGACTGGCAAATGCAGGCCGGTAGTGCAGAGAAAAAATGCCATGCTCGATGCGGGCTATATCTACTCCAACCCGGCCTTTTCGCCCGACGGAAAGTCGATACTCTGGCAGGAGAGCGGCAGTGATGTTTCGGGCGGTTTTGCAATCATTGATCTGAACGGAAAACCGCTCTTCAGCTATCCCCTGAAGGGGTCGGATTTTACGCCATACTGGCGTCCGGCTCTCTCCCCTGAAGGCCACAGAATACTCTGCTACTCGCCTGCAACGACAGAGAAGGCTGAAGACACGATCTATCTGATCAACCGGAGAACGCAGCGAAAGATTCTGGTGACCAGCGGCACCAATCCGGTCTTTATCCGGAACGGCAGGGCGATTCTTTTTGAACGGGGGGAAAACCGGTGGAGCAGCAATGCCTCTTCAAATCTCTGGATACTCGATATAGAGCCGGGTGCTGCACCGAAACAGATCATGACCGACGGCTCCGAACCGGCAGCCGCGCTGCCGGGCAATGAGCGTTTACAGCGAGTCTCAAAAGAGTGGAATTTTTCACCATAAAAAACTACGGCACCTCTATAAATTGTAATGAGCGGTTTGAGTACGAGGCGGACGGAGCGCAGAAACCGGAACGTACAAGGAGTACCTGAGGATTTCGAGCACCGCCCAACGAAGTAATCGAATCGCGGAATAGATTTATAGCGGTGCCGCCGGATAATCGGTATACCCCTTCTCCCCCGGCGTATAGAAGGTATCCATGTCGGGAGTGTTCAGAGGTGCTCCGGTTTTCCATCGTTTGACCAGATCGGGATTGGCAATAAACGCCCGACCGAAGGCAACAAGATCACATCTGCCCCTCTCCAGATCGCTTTCCGCCAGGGTTGCATCGTACCCGCCGGAGAGAATCAATGCACCCCTGAACTCCCTGCGGAAAGTCGCCTTGATGCTCTCCGGCACCACGGGCGCACCCATGGAGGAGTGATCAACAATATGCAGGTAGGCCGGAGCTGACCGGTTGAGCTCTGTGGCAAGCCATGCATACTCCTCCTCCATGTTGTCATAAAGAGGC from Candidatus Chlorobium masyuteum encodes the following:
- a CDS encoding methylated-DNA--[protein]-cysteine S-methyltransferase; the protein is MILSFQNTTIGRIGVAEREGAITNLFFPADTLPEDAEIGETELTVEAFRQLNAYLQGSLCHFSLPLAPSGTPFMQRVWRELSALAYGTTSTYRAVAIAAGNARAVRAVGMANHRNPLPVFIPCHRVIGSNGALSGYRGGVALKRHLLELERETNALKL
- a CDS encoding TolB family protein, producing MKSKAFFALLILTVQLVFTTEPAAAPSGSNAGDIIAFVRKGNIWIARLDGSGQRQLTTSGQDTHPALSPNGNEVAFCRRTEKAIYPDTGFGQLFMVECSGGKPRRVRFEGVLAAEDPAFSPDGKSLLFVGLSELRRAGKKDELQAFATMSITIGEILTGKCRPVVQRKNAMLDAGYIYSNPAFSPDGKSILWQESGSDVSGGFAIIDLNGKPLFSYPLKGSDFTPYWRPALSPEGHRILCYSPATTEKAEDTIYLINRRTQRKILVTSGTNPVFIRNGRAILFERGENRWSSNASSNLWILDIEPGAAPKQIMTDGSEPAAALPGNERLQRVSKEWNFSP
- a CDS encoding pentapeptide repeat-containing protein, giving the protein MHTELIENRVFERVSLTENPLLKGVYEECRFIKCYGNRGDLSGITFRNCLFENCDLSLATVRSSLLQDVQFRGCKLLGVQFTECKGFLLQLDFEECMLKLALFSQLKLKNTRFKNCDLQEADFTEADLTGAIFEACDLLRTTFLKSNLEHADLRSAFNYSIDPETNRLKKARFLLPQVIGLLDRYDIIIE
- a CDS encoding efflux transporter outer membrane subunit, yielding MRKEVERILRRGILMLLAFGITACSTTGSYRKPEVAMPRAYRSGERSGGSASDSVIALLPYRSFFADKTLCLLIDSAMVNNIDLQVALKNIDYARQTLSSARLGILPTLNLGVQNTRTHPSDNGVKTNLDDYSAYGTSSWEVDIWGKIRSRKSSALASYLKTGEAAKAVRTRLVADVASGYYNLLMLDRQLESSRKNLAIADTTLKMIGLQYDAGQVTALAVQQQEALRQSIAGSLPQIEQKISAQENALSILCGRMPGAIQRDQALFTLKVADELPSGIPSSLLQNRPDVRAAELAVRAAHADMGEAEASLYPSLTLTATGGLEAFKRSQWFTVPGSIFGVVQGAVLQPIFQRGQLKARYQQTRIKREQAELEFKLSLLKAVGEVSDALVQLDKVKLQESMATERVATLHKAVSNAGMLFRSGMASYLEVMVAQTSALQAELDLASVRRQHLTAMSELYRALGGGWR
- a CDS encoding ferredoxin--NADP reductase; the encoded protein is MERSEYNATVTGKIMVTPDLMILRVDTDEPRKEFEAGQNMLLGLYGFEKRSSNSEPEVVPADAEKLIKRPYSIASAKTETSQLEFYISQVKSGQLTSRLFNLNTGDRVFVGTAITGIFRLDETPDGSDIVMVATGTGIAPYISFLRSHIIERPESKMVVIQGAAHRWDLGYYSELTFLEKSFANFFYVPTLTDADERWDGYRLWIEELLKQDILQNEYNISPDPDRTHFFVSGKPDMVAHVSEWLEGYGYRRHHPNDPGELYIEEF
- a CDS encoding efflux RND transporter permease subunit, translating into MFERFISRPVLATVISIILVILGLVGINQLSITRFPDIAPPSVSVSASYPGASAETVGRSVAPPLEEAINGVENMTYMTSTSANDGSLSISVFFKQGTNPDQAAVNVQNRVAQAASRLPAEVNQIGVSTVKRQNSQIMLITLSSSSKAYDQIFLQNYAKINIVDDLARVPGVGQVSVYGNMDYAMRIWLRPQQMAAYKVTPQEVAAAIQSQNLEAAPGSFGENSSEAMQYVMKYKGKNAYPGDYEDMVIRANPDGSLLKLGDIARIEFGAYRYTVNTKANGQPGVVMAVYQAPGSNANKVETGLRKVLEKAAGALPAGISYSIPFSSKKVVDESIVQVEHTLVEAFLLVFFVVFLFLQDLRSTIIPAIAVPVAIVGTFFFMNLFGFSINVLTLFGLVLAIGIVVDDAIVVVEAVHAKMEQKNYPAKVATVSAMREITTAIVTITLVMASVFLPVGFLQGSTGVFYRQFAFTLAIAILISAVNALTLSPALCALFLTNLHDAKGEGRHGKLKKFGAYGHRFFTAFNTAFDVLKRKYLGALVYLIRNKRFTFGFLGLLVLLSFVMFRVTPTGFIPDEDNGFVIVSVTLPPGASFARTQAVMDRASATLATIPAIEKAISVAGINILSRSSSPSSGLLFVQLKEPGERGPDGNIKKILATISKKLSGREGSFFALAQPTVPGFSTVSGLEFVVQDRRGGGLDKLGSVAQGFIGELMKRPEIAAAFTTFKATNPQFELVVDNVKAAQLGVNVKELLSVMQVYFGSSQASDFNRFSKYYRVIMQAEPGERSEPASLNGIFVKSSGGSMVPVSSLITLKRVYGTESVDHFNMFNAVSVNAMVKPGFSTGQAIKAVEELSKTALPAGYTYDWKGQSREELESTGGLLFIFLLSVVFVYFLLAALYESYLLPLAVMFSIPTGLLGVFIGIKLAGVENNIYVQVAVIMLIGLLAKNAILIVEFALQRRVAGSSLSAAAIEGAKARLRPILMTSLAFVAGLLPLLFVTGPAAQGNHSIGAAAIGGMFVGMVLGILVVPVLFVTFQHLQERITGPAAAIVEAGELLDEVEREEKKGSVQL
- a CDS encoding mechanosensitive ion channel family protein produces the protein MTSLIRLLRNYGIAPDLTVLVATIIAGVLALAVIIVVFVLISRILLRVITHLAARTSTRLDDLLLKHNVFTGLFRLIPPVLIHLLSAPVLVYYPATLLLVRDFAVLSMIVVVVVVIFSLLDALLEFFSEFSKESRVPVKSFVQVTKTLAVSIALVVVVSKLMGKSPLVFLGGLGAFTAVLLLIFKNSILGFVAGIQLSSNNLVRVGDWIDMPKYEADGEVTDISLVTVSVQNWDKTISTIPAYALISEGFRNWRGMNESGGRRIKRSLNIDMTSIRFCDDAMLVRLQHIQLLREYLDKKTAEIDKYNRRDEIDDRFEVNERRLTNIGIFRAYLSAYLHHHPKVNASMSLIIRYLEPTSNGLPIEILVFSCEKEWAAFEQVQADILDHIIAVLSYFDLRIFQYPGSYTVGKSARNPVQPVQE
- a CDS encoding efflux RND transporter periplasmic adaptor subunit, with the protein product MKNRVMQRFFRFQVVIAFSIPLLVAGCGPSKGGKDGEQKGTPALPVMRVTPGDAAVTTSYSSLLEGKVNVEIRPQVDGTLSRIYVDEGAWVKAGQPLFKIDDRLYREQYNSALASQHAAEASLVVAKLNEEKLVPLVKNSVVSDIQLKTARANRQAAQASVEQARAAARSALVNVDYSTVKAPVSGYIGRIPFRLGSLVTKNQSQSLTQLSDVSEIYAYFSMSEIDFMQFRNRYPGSTIQEKLRQVAPVSLVMADGTFFGSKGTVDTISGEFDQATGSVRIRTVFPNPDGLLRSGNTGKVVLESIYRNVLLVPQAATVELQDKVFVFLVGSGNRVKKQSITVTGKSGNNYIVGSGLKAGDSIVTAGTEKLPDGTVIKPLSAAPAAAAAKQ